The Arachis hypogaea cultivar Tifrunner chromosome 19, arahy.Tifrunner.gnm2.J5K5, whole genome shotgun sequence genome has a window encoding:
- the LOC112776188 gene encoding metal transporter Nramp1, translated as MAPEHPQFMSSTGNHSFTNAPLIDSIDVHQIEVPDRRSWKNLFAYMGPGFLVSIAYIDPGNFETDLQSGAQYKYELLWIVLLASCAALVIQSMAANLGVVTGKHLAEHCRTEYPQVPNTILWIIAEISVVACDIPEVIGTAFALNMLFSIPVWIGVLLTGLSTLILLALQQYGIRKLEFLIAFLVFTICACFMAELGYAKPDAKEVVKGMFVPQLKGNGATGLAISLLGALVMPHNLFLHSALVLSRKIPRSVRGIKEACRFYMIESGFALMVAFLINISVISVSGAVCNSSNLSADDQKSCEDLDLNKASFLLRNVLGKWSSKLFAIALLASGQSSTITGTYAGQYVMQGFLDLRLKPWIRNMLTRCLAITPSLVVALIGGSSGAGELIIIASMILSFALPFALIPLLKFTSSKTKMGEHVNSLMIASVTWMIGSLIMTINIYYLISSFIKLLLHAKMKMVGKVFVGILGFSGVAVYLAGIAYLVVRKNRKATPFLALTSAAAEDCNESLSHLPREDIVSMQLPERIVSPADI; from the exons ATGGCTCCAGAGCATCCACAGTTTATGTCAAGCACTGGCAATCACAGCTTCACAAATGCACCCTTAATAGACTCCATTGATGTTCACCAAATTGAAGTTCCTGAT AGGAGGAGTTGGAagaatttatttgcatatatgGGGCCTGGATTTCTTGTTTCTATTGCATACATAGACCCAGGAAACT TTGAGACGGATCTTCAATCTGGAGCACAATATAAATATGAG TTACTTTGGATTGTATTGTTGGCATCATGTGCTGCTCTTGTGATTCAATCAATGGCAGCAAATCTTGGAGTTGTAACTG GAAAGCACTTGGCAGAGCATTGTAGAACTGAATATCCGCAAGTACCCAACACGATCCTTTGGATCATTGCTGAAATTTCTGTTGTGGCATGTGATATTCCAGAAG TAATTGGAACAGCTTTTGCATTGAACATGCTCTTCAGTATACCTGTTTGGATTGGTGTTCTTCTTACAGGGCTAAGTACATTGATTCTCTTAGCATTACAACAATATGGG ATTAGAAAACTCGAATTCTTAATTGCTTTTCTGGTATTTACCATCTGTGCTTGCTTTATGGCTGAGCTTGGATATGCAAAGCCTGATGCAAAAGAAGTTGTGAAGGGTATGTTTGTTCCACAGCTTAAAGGAAATGGTGCTACCGGTCTTGCAATTTCGCTCCTCGGCGCTTTGGTTATGCC ACACAATCTCTTCCTCCACTCTGCATTAGTACTTTCGAGGAAAATACCTCGATCCGTTCGTGGAATCAAG GAAGCTTGCAGATTTTACATGATAGAAAGTGGATTTGCTCTTATGGTGGCCTTCCTCATAAATATCTCTGTTATTTCTGTAAGTGGTGCAGTTTGCAATTCTTCAAATTTGAGTGCAGATGATCAGAAGAGCTGTGAGGATTTGGATTTGAACAAAGCCTCATTTCTACTAAGA aaTGTGTTGGGGAAATGGAGTTCAAAACTCTTTGCAATTGCTTTGCTAGCATCTGGTCAAAGTTCTACCATTACAGGAACATATGCAGGGCAATATGTCATGCAg ggttttctagatttGAGACTGAAGCCATGGATTAGGAACATGTTAACTCGTTGCTTAGCCATTACTCCTAGTTTGGTTGTAGCACTGATTGGTGGCTCTTCCGGTGCCGGAGAGCTCATAATTATTGCATCT ATGATATTATCATTTGCGCTTCCGTTCGCCTTGATTCCACTTCTCAAGTTCACTAGCAGCAAAACCAAGATGGGAGAACATGTTAACTCTTTGATG ATCGCGTCTGTTACTTGGATGATCGGGTCGTTGATCATGACCATAAACATATACTACTTAATATCTAGCTTCATAAAGTTGCTTCTTCATGCTAAGATGAAAATGGTTGGAAAAGTGTTTGTGGGAATACTAGGATTCTCGGGCGTGGCGGTGTACTTAGCCGGAATTGCATATCTGGTGGTGAGGAAGAACAGAAAGGCGACACCATTTTTGGCACTAACATCAGCAGCAGCAGAGGATTGCAATGAGTCACTTTCTCATCTTCCAAGAGAAGACATAGTAAGCATGCAATTGCCTGAGAGAATTGTTAGTCCAGCAGATATTTGA